In Felis catus isolate Fca126 chromosome A3, F.catus_Fca126_mat1.0, whole genome shotgun sequence, a single genomic region encodes these proteins:
- the LOC101080962 gene encoding high mobility group protein B2-like, translating to MGKGDPSKPRGKMSSYAFFVQTCREEHKKKHPDSSVNFAEFSKKCSERWKTMSEKEKSKFEDMAKSDKARYDREMKNYVPPKGDKKGKKKDPNAPKRPPSAFFLFCSEHRPKIKSEHPGLPIGDTAKKLGEMWSEQSAKDKQPYEQKAAKLKEKYGKDIAAYRTKGKSEVGKKGPGRPTGSKKKNEPEDKEEEEEEEEDEA from the coding sequence ATGGGTAAAGGAGACCCCAGCAAGCCACGGGGCAAGATGTCCTCGTACGCCTTCTTCGTGCAGACCTGCCGGGAAGAGCACAAGAAGAAACACCCAGACTCTTCGGTCAATTTCGCTGAATTCTCCAAGAAATGTTCCGAGAGATGGAAGACCATGTCTGAGAAGGAAAAGTCGAAATTTGAAGATATGGCAAAAAGTGACAAAGCTCGCTATGACAGGGAGATGAAAAATTATGTTCCTCCCAAAGgtgacaagaaaggaaagaagaaagacccCAATGCTCCTAAAAGGCCTCCCTCTGCATTCTTCCTGTTTTGTTCTGAACATCGCCCAAAGATCAAAAGTGAACACCCTGGTTTACCCATTGGGGATACTGCAAAAAAATTGGGTGAAATGTGGTCGGAACAGTCAGCCAAAGATAAACAACCATATGAACAGAAGGCGGCTAAGCTAAAAGAGAAGTATGGAAAGGATATTGCTGCATATCGCACCAAGGGCAAAAGTGAAGTGGGAAAGAAGGGCCCTGGTAGGCCTACAGGttcaaagaagaagaatgaaccaGAGgataaggaggaagaggaggaggaggaggaagatgaagcaTAA